One genomic window of Synergistetes bacterium HGW-Synergistetes-1 includes the following:
- a CDS encoding FAD-dependent oxidoreductase yields the protein MTVKTADVIIVGGGVHGASTAYELAKAGVNVVLFEKEYLGSGGSGRSAAGLRQHFGTETNLHMAKYNLQVFPTLEEELDTGMSLEFTQWGYMWVAYADTVLAQLQKNVDLQRSLDIPSVMMKPDEVKARWPYLCMDGIIGVAFCGDDGHINPQTLTLSYGHAARRLGATVKTYCPVVKLLAENGKIKGVVTEDGEEWHAPKVLLSAGPWSTPLAATIGVDLPVYAERHNLLITEPVEVFDCPMVLCLDDGAYFKQCPNGTFMFGRDDQDEPHTTECSNSAKFLEGVTKSVLKRIPALSGVRVVRQWSGPYDNTPDHNAIIDWTPVEGLLVNCGWSGHGLQFGPSGGRVCKELLMGEKPFVDLYRFRLSRFAENDLFFEPAFI from the coding sequence ATGACTGTAAAAACAGCGGATGTAATTATAGTAGGCGGAGGAGTTCACGGAGCATCCACCGCGTATGAACTGGCAAAAGCCGGTGTAAATGTAGTTCTTTTTGAAAAGGAATATCTTGGTTCCGGCGGTTCAGGCCGCTCAGCGGCCGGTCTTCGCCAGCACTTTGGAACGGAGACCAACCTCCACATGGCCAAATACAACCTTCAGGTTTTCCCGACACTTGAGGAAGAGCTTGATACAGGTATGTCACTTGAGTTTACTCAGTGGGGATACATGTGGGTAGCATATGCAGATACAGTTCTTGCTCAGCTTCAGAAGAACGTAGACCTGCAGAGAAGCCTGGATATCCCTTCAGTCATGATGAAGCCTGATGAAGTCAAAGCCCGTTGGCCGTATCTCTGCATGGACGGTATCATCGGCGTTGCATTCTGCGGCGATGACGGACACATCAACCCTCAGACGCTGACTCTCTCATATGGTCACGCTGCCCGCAGACTGGGCGCAACAGTTAAGACATATTGCCCGGTAGTGAAGCTTCTTGCAGAAAACGGCAAGATAAAGGGTGTAGTTACAGAAGACGGTGAAGAGTGGCATGCTCCTAAAGTCCTTCTCTCTGCAGGACCATGGTCAACACCATTGGCAGCAACTATAGGCGTGGATCTTCCCGTTTATGCAGAACGTCACAATCTGCTCATAACAGAGCCAGTAGAAGTTTTTGACTGTCCGATGGTCCTCTGTCTTGATGACGGCGCATATTTCAAGCAGTGCCCGAACGGAACTTTCATGTTCGGTCGCGATGACCAGGATGAACCGCACACAACAGAGTGCTCAAACAGCGCTAAATTCCTTGAAGGCGTAACAAAGAGCGTTCTTAAGAGGATCCCTGCACTCAGCGGAGTCAGGGTAGTTCGACAGTGGTCAGGTCCTTACGACAACACCCCCGACCATAATGCGATAATCGACTGGACACCCGTAGAAGGCCTGCTCGTCAACTGTGGCTGGAGCGGTCACGGACTTCAGTTCGGACCCTCCGGCGGACGAGTCTGCAAAGAACTCCTTATGGGTGAAAAACCATTTGTAGACCTTTACCGTTTCCGTCTTTCCAGATTTGCCGAAAACGACCTTTTCTTCGAGCCGGCATTCATCTAA
- a CDS encoding (2Fe-2S)-binding protein: protein MTEKKNVICRCEEIEIDEIRKWIDAGYTNFEELKRILRVGMGPCQGRGCRDIILRELSKATGKPVAELLPGVIRPPVKPVKAKLLAEDNE, encoded by the coding sequence ATGACAGAGAAAAAGAATGTCATCTGTCGCTGTGAAGAGATAGAGATCGACGAGATCCGCAAGTGGATCGATGCAGGCTATACAAATTTTGAAGAACTTAAGAGGATCCTCCGCGTAGGCATGGGACCCTGCCAGGGCAGAGGCTGCCGCGACATAATCCTTCGCGAGCTCTCCAAGGCAACAGGTAAACCAGTAGCAGAGCTTCTGCCTGGAGTTATCAGGCCTCCGGTGAAACCGGTCAAAGCCAAACTATTGGCCGAAGATAACGAATAG